ATCGGGCGCCGCAGATCCGGACCGACGGCCAGCCGAAGGCCGCGGCAGCGGCCCCCGGCGAGGCTCCGGCCGGACCAGCCCGTGGCCCCCGGACTCTCGCCGGCGATGAGCCACTGCGGTTTCGCGCGGGGGCTCTGCGGATGGTCGAGGCTCTCGGGCGGATGGCTCCGCGGCGACTCACCAAGGCGCAATGGGCGGTGGTCGCCAAGATGCGGCACACCTCGGGCACCTGGTCGACATATTTCGGTGAGCTGCGTCGGGCCGGCCTGATCGACGAGACCCCGGACGGTTTCACGCTTACCGAGACGGGATTCGCATTCCTCGGCGGCCGGCCGGAGCCGATGAGCGGTGACGAGCTTCGGCAGCATTATCTAGGGATTCTTCGAGCGGGTGCCGGCCGAATGCTGCAAGCGGTGATCGACGCGTACCCCGCCGGATTGTCCCGAGAGGAGATCAGTGCGCGCGCCGGGATTGTGTCGTCGTCGGGGACGTTCTCGACGTACTGGGGCGAACTGGTTCGTAACGGACTCGTCGTCCAGAACGGTTCGTCGTTGACGGCCAGCGACATCCTGATGGATGGCGCGGGATCCGGTCGCTGACTTCTCGTCCGGTGCCCGTTGAGAACTCTCGGCGTCCGGGCCCGCGGACCCATTGACACCCCCGCTACATGTTTTGCATGTATTGAGGATGTCTATGCAGCCGATCGCGTCCTGCACCACTCCCCTCCCCCACCGGTATGCCGCCCGTCGACAGACGGTGTTCCCCGACCCGGACAGTCCGTTCGCGATTCACCGTGAATCATCGCCATTGGTACCCGAGGGCGCCGCGGCTCTTTCGCCGGTGGAGGTAGCGAGGTCGGTTTCCGGGCGCGTTGGAAGTCGGGTGGCGTCGGGTCGTATCGGCCGGCCTTCGTTGTACTCGTCCCAGATGAGCTTCAGCTGGGCGTCGAATGCATCGCGAACGAATTGTGCGAGTGGGTATTCTCGCCCGGTCTCCCTGGCGACTAGGCGTACTGCAGCGCGGGCCATCTCATGCCGATCATGGTCGACATTGACGGTACTGTGCGGGCGCACCATCAGCTGGCCTTCACCTCGGGGAACAGTCCGACGGCGATGAAATGGTCGAGCACCTTGATGTATTCGAGGGTTGTCTTACGGGCGTTCCGGAAGAGTGGGACCGGGGTGTAGAAGCTGTACGCCTCCGGGACGCCGACGGCCTGGCCGATCGACGGAGCCACCAGGTCGCCGTAGCCTTCTCGCAGGTCTGCGACGCTCTCTTGGTAGAGCTTCCTTTTGTTCGTAGGGACGTCGCAGACGATGATTCCCTTCAGCGTGATGGCCAGATCGCGATCCTCGTTCACGGCGGCAATAAGGTTCTCCAGCTTGCCGATCCCCTCAATCTCCTTGGGCTTGGGCAGGGTGCACGTTAGGACACCGGAGGCGCCGCTCGTCTGGTCGGCCTGGGTGGCCAAGATCGCCGACAATGTCAACGCACCTTTCACACCCGGTGCGTCGATCAGCGTGACATCTACAGGAGGCGCTGCGGATATTGCCCGGCGTAGCCGCGTCACTCCCCCGGTGATATGTCCCAGGCGTTCCTTCATTTCATCAAGAGTCGGGAAATAGGCCGGGACAACGGTGAGGTTCTCGATGTCGGACTCGTCGTCGAAGATCGGCAGCCCCTCCTCTGAGATTCCCGCCGGCGCCAGTGCTGGCCTCTCCACGTCGGCGATCGTTGCCGCCTCTGCGAGCACGTCAGCCACGGTCAGTTCGTTCTCGTCGAGGTCTGCGTATCCGAGCTGTCGGCTGGCATTGCCCTGTGGATCGAAGTCGATCACGCGGACACTGGCGCCTCTGCTGGCGCACAGTACGGCCAACGAGGTGACGCTGGTTGTCTTGCCGGCTGACCCGGCGATAGTCGCGGTGGCATAGATGCTCACGATGTAGGGCCTTCCTGTGGATGTTCTGATTCACGGTGAATCAGTGTCGAGGTGAGGAGACGCGTCGGCATCGACGCGGCGTCGTTGGGTGCGGTGCGGTGGATATGCGGAACAGGCGATTCACGGTGAATCGATATGCCTGAGAGGCGGCAGCGCCGCTTCACGTTGTGGGGGTAACGAGCGATCGCCGTAGCCGCGATTCTCGAGGATTGCGGGTGCCCGACATATCTGGGGATGGCCGTGGCCTCCCCGATGGGCGATTCACGGTGAATCAGGTTTCCGGAACGATCCCGCAAACCACGGAGACCGGAGGCGTTCCACGGGCAGGCAGAGTGCTCGTACTCGTCGTACTCCCCCGTACCTGATTCACGGTGAATCGGATTCTCGCCACACGATGGAGATGATTCACGGTGAATCATGCGGCGGGTTCGGTCCTGCAAGCCACGGAGACCGGAGGCGTTCCCCGAGCTGGCAGAGTGCTCGTCCTCCCCCATATTCGATTCACGGTGGATCAGGAACCGGCGGCGCCGCTCAGTTGATTCACGGTGAATCGGACGGCCTAGGGACATCGATATCGGCGCGGCATCCCCACCCACATTGCCGGTAGCAGCGGCCTTTGATTCACCGTGAATCGGGCCGCGGCCGCCAAGAAGAGGCGCATGCTGATAGCAGCGTCGGTGATTCACGGTGAATCAGT
This Mycobacterium sp. HUMS_12744610 DNA region includes the following protein-coding sequences:
- a CDS encoding ParA family protein produces the protein MSIYATATIAGSAGKTTSVTSLAVLCASRGASVRVIDFDPQGNASRQLGYADLDENELTVADVLAEAATIADVERPALAPAGISEEGLPIFDDESDIENLTVVPAYFPTLDEMKERLGHITGGVTRLRRAISAAPPVDVTLIDAPGVKGALTLSAILATQADQTSGASGVLTCTLPKPKEIEGIGKLENLIAAVNEDRDLAITLKGIIVCDVPTNKRKLYQESVADLREGYGDLVAPSIGQAVGVPEAYSFYTPVPLFRNARKTTLEYIKVLDHFIAVGLFPEVKAS